The Entomobacter blattae nucleotide sequence TGACCATACCACATAGGGTTCGTAGCGCTTCCCCACCCCTTAGCAATAGGGGTCAATTCCTGTGAGACCAAATCATACGTATAAAGTTGTTGGGCCAGACCGCCATTATAGCGTTTCCAAGTTCTGAAATCCCGAAATATACGGTTATAGGCAATTTTTTTGCCATCAGGGGAAAAGCTCATCAAGCCTGAGCGATCCAATGGAAAGCGTTCGGGCAACCCACCCTCCACCGACACCTGAAAAGGAAGCGTAATCCAGCTATTCCAAGCCTGCCTTCGGGAAAGAAAAATAATTTTTTTGGAATCCGGTGTCCAGGCAATGACAAGATTATCCGGCCCCCACCGCTCTGGAGCTTGAGGGGTAATATCGGAATGATATGTCAACCGCCGTGGGCTCCCTCCACTGGCAGGAATTACATAAACATCGCGGTTCCCCTGATAACTGGCTGTAAAGGCAATCCACTGCCCATTGGGAGAAAACCGGGGCATATACTCATCCCCAAGCTCTGTGGTCAGTCTACGGGCTGTCCCCCCTTTACGATCCACCGACCATAAATTGCCATGAGCAATAAAAACAATCTGGTTATTTTTAAGGGTTGGAAAACGCATAAATACAGGTTGCCTGCCACCATAATCCAAAGGAGAACCAGCAGCCTTAGCAGGATAGCAACCAAAATAAAGAGCACTGCTGGCGACACCGGCAAAAAGCGAAAAAGCATAGAACGGTGTGTGCGTAATAAAACCCTGTAGCCATTTTTTCATCTTCTTATGCATATCTTCTCCTTCATGCCTATAACCAGTGACATCCCCCGGCTCAACCGCACTATACTAGCCTGTTATTATGGCTTACCAGAAGAGGAAAGATCGTAAAAAAAATATCAAGAAGACTCTTAACCGCTTATTGGCTTTTATAGACTTGGCACTGTATAAACACGCTTATCATCTTTATATTTCTATGAGGTTTTTATGTCCGCATCCTTACCAGACCGCCTTTCCATCAACCCTGAAAGCCCCTTTTATGATGAAGAGCTTTTAAAGCAAAATGTTCGGATCCTCTTCAATGGTGTTGAAAAATTCAACGTAGAGGAATACTGCATCAGTGAAAAATGGATTCGTGTGGCCGTTGGGAAAACACTGGATCGAAAAGGCCACCCCTTAACCATGAAATTAAAGGGCGATGTTACAGCCTTTATCGGCGAAAGCGCGCCTTAACCCGGATAATTTTTCTCTCTTTTCAGAAAAACCCGGCTTACACTTAACAGGGCACTTAAAAATGCAGTGCCCGCAGCAATGGCTAAACATACCCTGTTTGGTTCGTAAGTAATCAGCTCAAACACCATGGCCACCAGCATGGCACCCAAAGTTTGCCCTGTAAGCCGACCAATGGCGACCATTCCTGCAGCACCCCCCGAGCGGCTTGCAGGTGCTGAAACCATCATCTCCTTATTATTGGGAGGTTGGAAAAAGCCAAAGCCAATCCCTGCCAAGCCAATACGCCAGATAAAATCAAAATCTGTTGGAGGGTGCGGTAAAAAACATAAGAAAACAAACCCTATCCCGGTAATGAACAACCCGATAGAAGTCAGAATACCTGCCGACACTCTATCGGCAAGCCTGCCGACAATAGGCCCCATACATAAAATAGCCAAAGACCACGAAGTCATAATCAAGCCCGTATGGGCTGCTGTGTAATGATAATGTTCCTGAAGAAAAAAGGGTATGGAGACGATGTAAGAGGTTGCACATATAAAACCTGTAATACTGACAATAAATGCAACCCTGAAATCCCTGATCATCAACAAATCTACTGGAAGAAGGGGTTGTGGGTTCCCAACCTGGCGCTGAGTAAGCAAGCCAACAAAAATCATCCCCGCAACAATAAGACTGCCGGCCAGTATAACATTGCCATCATGAGCAAAACCATCTCCACCAATAATCAATGCGCCTATCCCCACGACACTTAAAAAGGCTGACATGACATCAAATGGTCTATCCACCCGCGGTGTTTCGGGCAAGGAAAACCAAGAGACAACAAAGGCCAAAATTCCCAACGGTACATTAATTAAAAACAGCCACGGCCAGCTGGCAAAAGCCAAAATTCCTCCCGCTATGGATGGCCCCATGGCTGCGCCCAATGCCACCACCATACCGTTAATGGCCATACCCTTCCCCATTTCCTTGGCAGGAAAAATAAAGCGA carries:
- a CDS encoding DUF3297 family protein, which translates into the protein MSASLPDRLSINPESPFYDEELLKQNVRILFNGVEKFNVEEYCISEKWIRVAVGKTLDRKGHPLTMKLKGDVTAFIGESAP
- a CDS encoding MFS transporter, giving the protein MGETLGDEGLYGKARFWAMSAILLTVMLSVLDYAIANVALPQIAIDMHTTNSASIWVVNAYQLACMVTILPFSSLGAKIGFARMYYIGLALFTIASLLCAVSTSILELAIFRALQGMGSASGMSVGVALIRFIFPAKEMGKGMAINGMVVALGAAMGPSIAGGILAFASWPWLFLINVPLGILAFVVSWFSLPETPRVDRPFDVMSAFLSVVGIGALIIGGDGFAHDGNVILAGSLIVAGMIFVGLLTQRQVGNPQPLLPVDLLMIRDFRVAFIVSITGFICATSYIVSIPFFLQEHYHYTAAHTGLIMTSWSLAILCMGPIVGRLADRVSAGILTSIGLFITGIGFVFLCFLPHPPTDFDFIWRIGLAGIGFGFFQPPNNKEMMVSAPASRSGGAAGMVAIGRLTGQTLGAMLVAMVFELITYEPNRVCLAIAAGTAFLSALLSVSRVFLKREKNYPG